The following are encoded together in the Mumia sp. Pv4-285 genome:
- a CDS encoding FAD binding domain-containing protein produces the protein MRPLEYVRPQSAEDAVAAVTDNPRARFLGGGTNLVDHLKLGVTSPEVLVDVSRLPMDQVEEYAEEGGGLRIGANVRNSDLAAHPSVRSRLPVLARALLAGASGQIRHQATTGGNLLQRTRCVYFQDVTTPCNKRDPGSGCSAIDGYGRYNAILGASEACVATHPSDLAVALVALDATVVVLGADGERRVPFQDLHRLPGHHPERDTTLAHGELITAIDVPWSEVARCSTYTKVRDRASYAFALVSVAAALQLDDGVVRDVRVAWGGVAHKPWRAERAEAALAGRPLTDENVRAAVDQELEAAQTNDETAYKPAMVRNATAWTLLALAEGRTR, from the coding sequence ATGAGGCCCCTCGAGTACGTCCGCCCGCAGAGTGCGGAGGACGCCGTGGCCGCGGTGACCGACAACCCCCGGGCGCGCTTCCTCGGCGGGGGCACCAACCTGGTCGACCACCTCAAGCTCGGCGTCACGTCGCCCGAGGTCCTCGTCGACGTCAGCAGGCTGCCGATGGACCAGGTGGAGGAGTACGCCGAGGAGGGCGGCGGCCTGCGGATCGGCGCGAACGTCCGCAACAGCGATCTCGCCGCACACCCGTCGGTCCGGTCGCGGCTCCCGGTGCTCGCCCGCGCGCTGCTGGCCGGAGCGTCCGGACAGATCCGCCATCAGGCGACGACGGGGGGCAACCTCCTCCAGCGCACGCGGTGCGTCTACTTCCAGGACGTCACCACGCCGTGCAACAAGCGCGATCCCGGCAGCGGCTGCTCGGCGATCGACGGGTACGGGCGCTACAACGCGATCCTCGGGGCGAGCGAGGCGTGCGTGGCCACGCATCCCAGCGACCTGGCGGTGGCGCTCGTCGCTCTCGACGCCACCGTCGTGGTGCTCGGCGCGGACGGCGAACGGCGCGTGCCGTTCCAGGACCTGCACCGGTTGCCCGGTCACCATCCCGAGCGCGACACGACGCTCGCGCACGGTGAGCTGATCACGGCGATCGACGTCCCGTGGTCGGAGGTGGCGCGCTGCTCGACCTACACGAAGGTGCGCGACCGTGCCTCGTACGCCTTCGCCCTCGTGTCGGTGGCGGCCGCGCTCCAGCTCGACGACGGTGTCGTGCGCGACGTACGCGTCGCGTGGGGTGGCGTCGCGCACAAGCCGTGGCGGGCCGAGCGTGCCGAGGCGGCGCTCGCCGGGCGTCCGCTGACGGACGAGAACGTCCGGGCGGCCGTGGACCAAGAGCTCGAGGCGGCGCAGACCAACGACGAGACGGCGTACAAGCCCGCCATGGTGAGGAACGCGACGGCGTGGACGCTGCTCGCTCTGGCGGAGGGGAGGACGCGATGA
- a CDS encoding HdeD family acid-resistance protein produces MSDLTMSVTSAARTAWWIIVVRGVVAVGLGIVALVWPGPTAKVIIALFGVWALVDGIIALVSIFTHRGRSWGWLLLEGVLGVTAGIIAFRAPETVGLAIVIVIAFWSIMIGALEISGALQIREVPGSGWGWLLTAGIVSILFGIVLIAWPDIAAKTLIVLIGIYAILIGLFWLVSAFMIRKDLKQLG; encoded by the coding sequence ATGAGCGACCTGACAATGTCGGTGACATCCGCGGCGAGGACCGCATGGTGGATCATCGTCGTCCGTGGCGTCGTCGCCGTCGGGCTCGGCATCGTCGCTCTGGTCTGGCCAGGGCCGACCGCGAAGGTGATCATCGCGCTCTTCGGCGTGTGGGCGCTCGTCGACGGCATCATCGCGCTCGTCAGCATCTTCACCCACCGCGGACGCTCCTGGGGGTGGCTGCTCCTCGAGGGAGTCCTCGGTGTCACGGCGGGCATCATCGCGTTCCGTGCACCCGAGACGGTGGGGCTCGCGATCGTCATCGTGATCGCCTTCTGGTCGATCATGATCGGCGCCCTCGAGATCTCCGGTGCACTCCAGATCCGTGAGGTGCCCGGCAGCGGATGGGGCTGGCTCCTCACGGCCGGCATCGTCTCGATCCTCTTCGGCATCGTGCTCATCGCGTGGCCCGACATCGCCGCCAAGACCCTCATCGTCCTGATCGGCATCTACGCGATCCTGATCGGCCTCTTCTGGCTGGTCTCCGCCTTCATGATCCGCAAGGACCTCAAGCAGCTCGGCTAG
- a CDS encoding 2Fe-2S iron-sulfur cluster-binding protein: protein MDADITLTVDGRSRTLKVDTRTTLLDALRERLAVTSPKKGCDHGQCGSCTVLLDGRRHLTCLALAVAYDGAEIVTADGLAADRLDPVQEAFLEHDGFQCGYCTPGQVCSAVGVIDEAKQGHPSHVTDDLEGDVELSDDEIRERMSGNLCRCGAYAGILAAVRQVAGR, encoded by the coding sequence ATGGACGCTGACATCACGCTGACCGTCGACGGTCGCTCGAGGACGCTGAAGGTCGACACCCGTACGACGCTGCTCGACGCGCTGCGGGAGCGGCTCGCCGTCACGTCCCCCAAGAAGGGGTGCGACCACGGTCAGTGCGGATCGTGCACGGTCCTCCTCGATGGACGCCGTCACCTCACCTGCCTCGCGCTCGCCGTCGCGTACGACGGAGCGGAGATCGTGACGGCCGACGGCCTCGCCGCCGACAGGCTCGACCCCGTGCAGGAGGCGTTCCTGGAGCACGACGGCTTCCAGTGCGGCTACTGCACGCCGGGCCAGGTCTGCTCGGCCGTCGGGGTGATCGACGAGGCGAAGCAGGGCCACCCGAGCCACGTGACCGACGACCTCGAAGGCGACGTCGAGCTGAGCGACGACGAGATCCGCGAGCGGATGAGCGGCAACCTGTGTCGTTGCGGTGCGTACGCCGGCATCCTCGCCGCGGTCCGCCAGGTGGCGGGCCGATGA
- a CDS encoding TetR/AcrR family transcriptional regulator: MPARTDGASTRDRILDAFETLLVEGGGKIATLDAVAARAEVSKGGLLYHFPSKDAMVDAMLDRLREQGRADVVKMKQASQGPVRYYLETSVDTGSAFDRGLIAASRVAQDDVRARETLAELRNGWFEVLAEHYGDNALARTVQLIGDGLYFDDTTGLAHKRSLDHVRDVLGRLDAL, encoded by the coding sequence ATGCCCGCCCGTACCGACGGCGCCTCCACCCGCGACCGTATCCTCGACGCGTTCGAGACGCTCCTCGTCGAGGGCGGCGGCAAGATCGCGACGCTCGACGCCGTCGCCGCGCGGGCCGAGGTGTCGAAGGGCGGTCTGCTCTACCACTTCCCGAGCAAGGACGCGATGGTCGACGCGATGCTCGACCGGCTCCGCGAGCAGGGGCGTGCCGACGTCGTGAAGATGAAGCAGGCGTCCCAGGGGCCGGTCCGTTACTACCTCGAGACTTCGGTCGACACCGGCTCGGCGTTCGACCGCGGACTCATCGCGGCGTCGCGGGTCGCGCAGGACGACGTCCGTGCACGCGAGACGCTGGCGGAGCTGCGCAACGGATGGTTCGAGGTGCTCGCCGAGCACTACGGCGACAACGCACTCGCCCGTACGGTGCAGCTGATCGGGGACGGGCTGTACTTCGACGACACCACCGGACTCGCGCACAAGCGTTCGCTCGACCACGTCCGCGACGTGCTCGGCCGCCTCGACGCCCTCTGA
- a CDS encoding cytochrome P450 encodes MTTDLLTRVAQRTLLRSQKDGIDLSKLTFVPNRWLMPLRRVGVDPVPQLGRVRAEAPVKRLAGLFGMNIWLVSGYAEAQAVLADRTSYSNDIRPFVGEVGAADGDIGGLGFTDPPEHTRLRKLLTPEFTMRRLSRLTPKIDEIIEHQLDLMEQKGPEVDLMADFAFAVPFLVICELLGLPDESREEFFALGSARFDVSGGGAASFGAISESRTFLMNATKAQRDAPGDGLIGKIIEEVGDGISDYDLGGLADGVFTGGHETTASTIALGAMILMNDPDARDRLIADDSFADPVVEEMLRYLTVVQIAFPRFAKVDHDLFGKRITAGDVVVCSLSGANRDHRTADADLERFNPHRDWPVSHVAFGYGFHRCVGAELARMELRSAYPRLFRRFPDITLACDPRELAFRQRSIVYGVEKMPVRLYG; translated from the coding sequence ATGACGACGGACCTGCTGACGCGGGTCGCCCAGCGGACCTTGCTGCGGTCGCAGAAGGACGGCATCGATCTCTCGAAGCTCACCTTCGTCCCGAACCGATGGCTGATGCCGCTGCGTCGTGTCGGAGTCGATCCCGTCCCGCAGCTCGGCCGGGTCCGTGCCGAGGCGCCGGTCAAGCGTCTCGCCGGCCTGTTCGGGATGAACATCTGGCTGGTCAGCGGCTACGCCGAAGCCCAGGCGGTGCTCGCCGACCGCACCTCGTACAGCAACGACATCCGCCCGTTCGTCGGAGAGGTCGGGGCGGCCGACGGCGACATCGGCGGGCTCGGGTTCACCGATCCTCCCGAGCACACGCGGCTGCGCAAGCTCCTGACACCCGAGTTCACGATGCGCCGCCTCTCTCGCCTCACCCCCAAGATCGACGAGATCATCGAGCACCAGCTCGACCTCATGGAGCAGAAGGGCCCCGAGGTCGACCTCATGGCCGACTTCGCGTTCGCCGTCCCGTTCCTGGTGATCTGCGAGCTGCTGGGCCTCCCGGACGAGTCGCGCGAGGAGTTCTTCGCGCTCGGCTCCGCCCGATTCGACGTGTCGGGGGGCGGCGCCGCCAGCTTCGGCGCGATCTCGGAGTCGCGCACCTTCCTGATGAACGCCACCAAGGCGCAACGCGATGCCCCGGGCGACGGCCTCATCGGCAAGATCATCGAGGAGGTCGGCGACGGCATCTCCGACTACGACCTCGGCGGTCTCGCCGACGGCGTGTTCACCGGCGGGCACGAGACGACGGCGAGCACGATCGCCCTCGGCGCGATGATCCTGATGAACGATCCCGACGCGCGCGACCGCCTGATCGCCGACGACTCCTTCGCCGATCCCGTGGTCGAGGAGATGCTGCGCTATCTCACCGTCGTCCAGATCGCGTTCCCACGCTTCGCGAAGGTCGACCACGACCTCTTCGGCAAGCGGATCACCGCCGGGGACGTCGTCGTCTGCTCGCTGTCGGGTGCGAACCGCGACCACCGTACGGCCGACGCCGACCTCGAGCGCTTCAACCCGCACCGCGACTGGCCGGTCTCCCACGTCGCGTTCGGCTACGGCTTCCACCGCTGCGTCGGGGCCGAGCTCGCCCGGATGGAGCTGCGCTCGGCGTACCCCCGCCTGTTCCGCAGGTTCCCCGACATCACGCTCGCATGCGACCCGCGGGAGCTCGCGTTCCGGCAGCGGTCGATCGTCTACGGCGTCGAGAAGATGCCTGTCCGCCTGTACGGCTGA
- a CDS encoding ExeM/NucH family extracellular endonuclease codes for MSSPIPRAFRATSLLAAGALAAGTLAAVAAAPASAAPADHLVINEAYLNGGSAGATYLNKFVELYNPTDAPIEVDGWTVQYRSYSSTTAFTGKIALTGTIPAGAHYLVSGNANSTNGAALPTPDAPSTIAFSGNANGGTLALTKTADTLSGDGATVVANPNVVDLLGYGVSNTSETAPVASGYSVTASVNRTDGIDTDNNSADFTSAAPSPTACGEDCVPVPNPVEEYAIADIQGAGATSDLQGDTVITQGVVTAAYPTGGFNGFYLQTAGSGGATDATAGKSDGIFVFGSAAVAKVAVGDHVKVTGGVSEFGGMTQITPAAADVVVLDEPAEAVKPTELALPLGDAAREALEGMLVTPKGPFTVTNNYTTNTFAEIGLAAGDSPLYVPTEIAAPGAASQAVDAENATKRITLDDGSSTNYTGAGKDTPQPWIDADTTIRVGASATFTKDVVLDYRNSTWKLQPLAQLTAADANGVLPATFTGAERPQSPPQVGGDFTLAAFNVLNYFVTTGEEYEATTGISCEYFVDRAGVPTTVDECVGQAGPRGAASAVQLERQEKKIVAAINALDADVVSLEEIENSVQFGKDRDAALASLTDALNEAAGAGTWAYVPSPDPSALPPVAEQDLIRTAFIYKPAVLATVGTSTVLVGDPAFADAREPLAQAFQPVAGTEDDRFVAIVNHFKSKRSGTPDPDQGAGNVERVAQANALVAFADSVKAAAGTDKVYLTGDLNAYSKEDPITVLRNAGYVDLEETYETAETYQFDGEIGSLDHVFASPAAAPDITGMGVWSINAMEPIAYEYSRYNNNATLFYDESAFRSSDHDPALVGIALEEQLTPTTVSAVATPGIAPLFGPIVAAQVKPRATGTIQVLKGTTVLTTQRLVLGVAIAAVPAKALPPGKHTLTVRYSGDATHAPSETTVTARVLGF; via the coding sequence GTGTCTTCACCCATCCCACGCGCCTTCCGCGCGACGTCGCTGCTGGCTGCGGGTGCGCTCGCTGCCGGCACGCTGGCGGCGGTCGCTGCAGCGCCTGCCAGCGCCGCGCCCGCAGACCATCTCGTCATCAACGAGGCCTATCTCAACGGCGGCAGCGCCGGCGCCACGTACCTCAACAAGTTCGTCGAGCTCTACAACCCCACCGACGCGCCGATCGAGGTGGACGGTTGGACGGTCCAGTACCGCTCGTACAGCTCGACCACGGCGTTCACCGGCAAGATCGCGCTGACCGGCACGATCCCGGCGGGTGCGCACTACCTCGTGAGCGGCAACGCTAACTCGACCAACGGGGCCGCGCTGCCGACGCCGGACGCCCCCTCGACGATCGCCTTCTCGGGCAACGCGAACGGCGGCACCCTCGCCCTGACGAAGACCGCTGACACGCTCTCGGGTGACGGCGCGACCGTCGTCGCCAACCCGAACGTCGTCGACCTCCTCGGCTACGGCGTGTCCAACACGTCCGAGACCGCCCCCGTCGCGAGCGGCTACTCGGTAACGGCGTCGGTCAACCGGACCGACGGGATCGACACCGACAACAACAGCGCCGACTTCACCTCAGCGGCTCCGTCGCCGACTGCCTGCGGCGAGGACTGCGTCCCGGTACCGAACCCGGTCGAGGAGTACGCGATCGCTGACATCCAGGGCGCCGGTGCCACGAGCGACCTCCAGGGCGACACCGTGATCACGCAGGGCGTCGTCACCGCGGCGTACCCGACGGGCGGCTTCAACGGCTTCTACCTGCAGACGGCAGGCAGCGGCGGAGCCACCGACGCGACTGCCGGCAAGTCCGACGGCATCTTCGTCTTCGGCAGCGCAGCGGTGGCGAAGGTCGCGGTCGGCGACCACGTGAAGGTGACGGGCGGGGTCAGCGAGTTCGGAGGCATGACACAGATCACTCCGGCGGCTGCCGACGTGGTGGTGCTCGACGAGCCGGCCGAGGCGGTCAAGCCGACCGAGCTCGCGCTTCCGCTCGGCGACGCGGCCCGCGAGGCCCTCGAGGGCATGCTGGTCACCCCGAAGGGTCCCTTCACCGTGACGAACAACTACACGACCAACACGTTCGCCGAGATCGGTCTCGCAGCGGGTGACTCCCCGCTGTACGTCCCGACCGAGATCGCCGCTCCCGGTGCCGCTTCGCAGGCGGTGGACGCCGAGAACGCGACCAAGCGGATCACGCTCGACGACGGCTCCTCCACGAACTACACCGGTGCGGGCAAGGACACGCCGCAGCCGTGGATCGACGCGGACACCACCATCCGCGTGGGTGCGTCGGCGACGTTCACCAAGGACGTCGTCCTCGACTACCGCAACAGCACGTGGAAGCTGCAGCCTCTCGCGCAGCTGACCGCGGCCGACGCCAACGGCGTGCTTCCGGCGACCTTCACGGGTGCCGAGCGGCCGCAGTCGCCCCCGCAGGTCGGCGGCGACTTCACCCTCGCCGCGTTCAACGTCCTCAACTACTTCGTCACCACCGGCGAGGAGTACGAGGCGACCACGGGCATCTCGTGCGAGTACTTCGTCGACCGCGCCGGCGTCCCGACGACCGTCGACGAGTGCGTCGGCCAGGCGGGTCCGCGCGGAGCTGCCAGCGCCGTGCAGCTCGAACGCCAGGAGAAGAAGATCGTCGCCGCGATCAACGCCCTCGACGCCGACGTGGTGTCGCTGGAGGAGATCGAGAACTCCGTGCAGTTCGGCAAGGACCGCGACGCGGCGCTCGCCTCGCTCACCGACGCGCTCAACGAGGCGGCCGGTGCGGGCACCTGGGCGTACGTCCCGTCACCCGACCCGTCGGCGCTGCCGCCGGTCGCGGAGCAGGACCTCATCCGTACGGCGTTCATCTACAAGCCGGCGGTGCTCGCAACGGTCGGCACGTCGACGGTCCTCGTCGGCGACCCGGCGTTCGCGGATGCTCGCGAGCCGCTCGCCCAGGCCTTCCAGCCGGTCGCCGGCACCGAGGACGACCGGTTCGTCGCGATCGTGAACCACTTCAAGTCGAAGCGTTCCGGCACTCCCGATCCCGACCAGGGGGCGGGCAACGTCGAGCGGGTCGCGCAGGCCAACGCCCTGGTCGCGTTCGCCGACTCGGTGAAGGCCGCCGCGGGGACCGACAAGGTCTACCTCACCGGTGACCTCAACGCGTACTCGAAGGAGGACCCGATCACGGTCCTGCGCAACGCGGGCTACGTCGACCTCGAGGAGACGTACGAGACGGCGGAGACCTACCAGTTCGACGGCGAGATCGGGTCTCTCGACCACGTGTTCGCGTCGCCGGCCGCTGCCCCGGACATCACGGGCATGGGGGTCTGGTCGATCAACGCCATGGAGCCGATCGCGTACGAGTACAGCCGCTACAACAACAACGCGACGCTGTTCTACGACGAGAGCGCGTTCCGCTCCAGCGACCACGATCCGGCGCTCGTCGGCATCGCGCTCGAGGAGCAGCTCACGCCGACGACCGTGAGCGCGGTCGCCACGCCGGGCATCGCCCCGTTGTTCGGTCCGATCGTGGCGGCTCAGGTGAAGCCGAGGGCGACCGGCACGATCCAGGTCCTCAAGGGCACCACCGTGCTGACGACCCAGAGGCTCGTTCTCGGTGTCGCCATCGCCGCAGTGCCCGCGAAGGCGCTGCCGCCGGGCAAGCACACCCTGACCGTCCGCTACTCCGGTGACGCGACCCACGCGCCTTCGGAGACGACGGTGACGGCCCGCGTGCTCGGGTTCTGA
- a CDS encoding 5'-nucleotidase C-terminal domain-containing protein → MRPSHRTLLRRSTLFAATAALVAAPLAAVPAAYAAPEDEVTLTFLGINDFHGRIDSNTVKFAGTVEQLRAAGGEDNTVFVAAGDNIGASLFASAVDQDNPTIDVLKALQLDNSAVGNHEFDQGFEDLTGRVIPRMGDNRFGTPVFLGANVYEKGTETPALPEFAEYTVAGVDVAIIGVVTEETASLVSPAGIADLEFGDPVAAVNRVAGELKDGDDANGEADLVIASYHEGAPLSEPAATLPQQVAASPVFAHMVNDTVASVDAIFTGHTHQRYAYDAPIPGGSGTRPLVQSGNYGEGVAKVEITYDTATDDVTTYTRSVVARTTTDDATLVSTYPRVAAVKTIVDAALANSAAVGNTPVAEISNDITTALTGGTYENGVYTHPTPTATGVRDDRASESTLGNLVANSLRDSLDDEQGGNAEIGVVNPGGLRSDLMYAPDPAIPTDADGVVTYAQANAVLPFVNNLWSVTLTGEQFVTMLEQQWQRNADGTVPSRSYLQLGLSDNVEYTFHEIDDPAIAGAKKGVIDSVTIDGVPIDLAKSYRIGTFSFLATGGDNFRIFTEGEAPKDSGLVDREAWIAYLEEGSPVSPVFERRSVKLDAAAPTGLLPGASASVTLPKLDLTSLDSPQNTTVSATLNGTSLGTFPVTNGSATVTFTAPASAGTYDLVVTAQPTGTTARIPVTVVKGSSSVKAVVRGNAYGNGGAVQATVTPATATGTVTVKLGTKVLGTGTVKNGKVTIPIKKKALLPGTHTLTVAYSGDGATNASSTTVRLSVTKAVSATKAKKKTKTIRAKKTKAKITVAVLAPAGVPANGKATVTYKGKKVGTATVRNGKATVTLKKFSSKGKKKLRITYGGSSTVRASFDRLTITVKKRG, encoded by the coding sequence ATGCGACCGAGCCACCGTACTCTTCTCCGGCGATCAACCCTCTTCGCCGCCACCGCCGCGCTCGTCGCGGCCCCCCTCGCCGCCGTCCCCGCCGCGTACGCCGCACCGGAGGACGAGGTCACGCTGACCTTCTTGGGCATCAACGACTTCCACGGTCGGATCGACTCCAACACGGTGAAGTTCGCCGGCACCGTCGAGCAACTCCGCGCCGCCGGCGGCGAGGACAACACGGTGTTCGTCGCGGCAGGCGACAACATCGGCGCCTCGCTGTTCGCCTCGGCCGTCGACCAGGACAACCCGACGATCGACGTCCTCAAGGCGCTGCAGCTCGACAACTCGGCCGTCGGCAACCACGAGTTCGACCAGGGCTTCGAGGACCTCACCGGCCGCGTGATCCCGCGGATGGGCGACAACCGGTTCGGCACGCCGGTGTTCCTCGGCGCCAACGTGTACGAGAAGGGCACCGAGACGCCGGCGCTCCCCGAGTTCGCCGAGTACACGGTGGCCGGCGTCGACGTCGCGATCATCGGCGTCGTGACCGAGGAGACCGCGTCTCTGGTCAGCCCGGCGGGCATCGCCGACCTGGAGTTCGGTGATCCGGTCGCGGCCGTGAACCGCGTCGCAGGCGAGCTCAAGGACGGCGACGACGCCAACGGCGAGGCCGACCTGGTCATTGCCAGCTATCACGAGGGCGCTCCGTTGTCCGAGCCTGCCGCGACCCTTCCGCAGCAGGTCGCCGCGAGCCCCGTCTTCGCGCACATGGTCAACGACACGGTGGCGTCGGTGGACGCGATCTTCACCGGCCACACCCACCAGCGCTACGCGTACGACGCGCCGATCCCCGGCGGCAGCGGCACGCGTCCGCTCGTCCAGTCCGGCAACTACGGCGAGGGCGTCGCGAAGGTCGAGATCACGTACGACACCGCGACCGACGACGTGACGACCTACACCCGCTCGGTGGTCGCCCGCACCACCACCGACGACGCGACCCTCGTGTCGACCTACCCGCGGGTCGCCGCGGTCAAGACGATCGTCGACGCGGCGCTCGCCAACTCGGCGGCCGTCGGCAACACGCCCGTCGCTGAGATCAGCAACGACATCACGACCGCCCTGACCGGCGGGACCTACGAGAACGGCGTCTACACCCACCCGACGCCGACCGCGACCGGCGTCCGCGACGACCGCGCCTCGGAGTCGACCCTGGGCAACCTCGTCGCCAACTCGCTCCGCGACAGCCTCGACGACGAGCAGGGTGGCAACGCCGAGATCGGTGTCGTCAACCCGGGCGGTCTGCGTTCGGACCTCATGTACGCCCCGGACCCGGCGATCCCGACCGACGCCGACGGCGTGGTGACGTACGCGCAGGCGAACGCCGTGCTCCCGTTCGTCAACAACCTCTGGTCCGTCACGCTCACCGGCGAACAGTTCGTGACGATGCTCGAGCAGCAGTGGCAGCGCAACGCCGACGGGACGGTGCCGTCGCGCTCCTACCTCCAGCTCGGCCTGTCCGACAACGTCGAATACACGTTCCACGAGATCGACGACCCGGCCATCGCCGGCGCCAAGAAGGGCGTCATCGACTCGGTGACCATCGACGGCGTGCCGATCGACCTGGCCAAGAGCTACCGCATCGGCACGTTCAGCTTCCTCGCGACCGGCGGCGACAACTTCCGCATCTTCACCGAGGGTGAGGCTCCGAAGGACTCGGGCCTGGTCGACCGCGAGGCATGGATCGCGTACCTCGAGGAGGGCTCGCCGGTCAGCCCGGTGTTCGAGCGGCGCTCGGTCAAGCTCGATGCAGCGGCGCCGACCGGGCTCCTGCCTGGCGCCTCCGCCAGCGTCACGCTCCCGAAGCTCGACCTCACCTCGCTCGACAGCCCGCAGAACACGACGGTCTCGGCCACGCTGAACGGGACCTCGCTCGGCACCTTCCCCGTCACCAACGGGTCCGCGACCGTGACGTTCACCGCCCCGGCGAGCGCGGGGACGTACGACCTGGTCGTGACGGCGCAGCCGACGGGGACGACCGCACGGATCCCGGTCACCGTGGTGAAGGGCTCCTCCTCGGTCAAGGCGGTCGTCCGCGGCAACGCGTACGGCAACGGCGGCGCCGTCCAGGCGACCGTCACCCCCGCCACCGCGACCGGCACCGTCACGGTCAAGCTCGGCACCAAGGTCCTGGGCACCGGCACGGTGAAGAACGGCAAGGTCACCATCCCGATCAAGAAGAAGGCTCTGCTGCCCGGCACGCACACGTTGACCGTCGCCTACTCGGGTGACGGCGCGACGAACGCGTCGAGCACCACGGTCAGGCTCTCCGTCACCAAGGCGGTCTCCGCGACGAAGGCCAAGAAGAAGACCAAGACGATCCGGGCCAAGAAGACGAAGGCAAAGATCACCGTCGCCGTCCTCGCTCCGGCCGGAGTGCCCGCCAACGGCAAGGCCACCGTCACCTACAAGGGCAAGAAGGTCGGCACGGCCACCGTCCGCAACGGCAAGGCCACCGTCACGCTCAAGAAGTTCTCGAGCAAGGGCAAGAAGAAGCTCCGCATCACCTACGGGGGTTCCTCCACCGTGAGGGCCAGCTTCGACAGGCTGACCATCACCGTCAAGAAGCGCGGCTAG